A single genomic interval of Lewinellaceae bacterium harbors:
- a CDS encoding amidohydrolase family protein has product MELPTINNTLIRNGFLVLPEQVLQADLRLAGGLIQALNPHLSPLPGEQVIDAKGSYILPGFIDIHNHGALGFDFTLGTYHELGDRFEEDELSYQNGITRVLGYFLRQGATRILATTLAAPVPDLLQAFRSIDQYIRRDPSGLAAALAGINLEGTFIKDATFAGAQNPEYFQPASASLFDRLQDAAGGHIRIANIPAEHGPSGLDLIRHLVDKGVTVAGGHSGAYAADTHKAIDAGMHLAVHYFNGPNRQSYKTFHQGGTMEAFLVRDEVSLELIVDGYHISPAYVLDAINRKGTERIIAITDSLFVSGSTSISTFSLADIPGMVSADKQYLKVRGQDDTLFGSILTPIKGFSNLLNWMTREMEGVWYRKHPHLPFHDALNRISQMMSGNPAKLLGLDKALSGRAATGKIATGHLGDLIIMDLPHSASDSYQPVLKHCFLAGKMIY; this is encoded by the coding sequence ATGGAGTTGCCAACGATCAATAATACCTTAATTCGGAACGGATTTCTGGTGCTGCCAGAACAGGTTTTACAAGCCGATCTACGGCTCGCAGGAGGGCTTATACAAGCGCTCAATCCACATTTATCACCTTTGCCCGGAGAGCAGGTGATCGATGCCAAGGGCTCCTATATTTTGCCCGGATTCATTGATATCCACAACCACGGCGCTCTGGGATTTGACTTTACGCTGGGAACCTATCATGAACTAGGCGATCGTTTCGAAGAAGACGAACTGTCCTATCAGAATGGAATTACCCGGGTCCTGGGCTATTTCCTGCGACAAGGGGCAACCCGGATCCTGGCAACAACGCTGGCAGCTCCGGTACCTGATCTGTTGCAGGCCTTTCGTTCCATTGATCAATACATCAGAAGGGATCCATCCGGATTAGCTGCTGCATTGGCAGGTATCAACCTGGAGGGAACTTTCATTAAGGACGCAACATTTGCGGGAGCTCAAAACCCGGAATACTTTCAACCTGCATCAGCGAGCCTGTTTGATCGTTTACAAGATGCAGCTGGAGGGCACATCCGGATCGCCAACATCCCTGCGGAACACGGACCTTCCGGCCTTGATCTGATCAGGCATCTGGTCGATAAGGGTGTTACAGTGGCAGGAGGGCATTCTGGAGCCTATGCAGCGGATACCCATAAAGCAATTGATGCCGGCATGCATCTAGCCGTCCATTATTTTAATGGGCCTAACCGTCAATCTTACAAAACATTCCACCAGGGCGGAACCATGGAAGCCTTCCTGGTACGCGATGAAGTTTCATTGGAATTGATCGTTGATGGGTATCACATCAGTCCCGCTTACGTCCTGGATGCAATAAACCGGAAAGGAACGGAACGCATCATTGCCATCACCGATAGTCTTTTCGTGAGTGGCAGTACATCCATTTCCACATTCAGCCTGGCAGACATACCCGGCATGGTATCCGCCGACAAACAATACCTTAAAGTAAGGGGACAGGATGACACACTTTTTGGAAGTATCCTGACTCCAATTAAAGGCTTCAGTAATTTACTGAACTGGATGACCCGGGAAATGGAGGGTGTCTGGTACAGGAAACATCCCCACCTACCATTTCATGACGCGCTTAACCGGATATCGCAGATGATGAGTGGAAATCCGGCAAAGCTGCTTGGGCTGGATAAAGCACTTTCCGGAAGGGCTGCTACCGGTAAAATTGCTACCGGACATCTTGGAGATCTGATTATTATGGACCTTCCCCACTCCGCTAGCGATAGCTATCAGCCGGTTCTTAAGCATTGTTTTTTGGCTGG
- a CDS encoding sodium:solute symporter family protein encodes MNTIDLLVVIIYVVGITAYGIWISRHTKTSDGFFLGGRKLKWWTMMGQAFGTGTHAEMPVAQTGASFSLGFSTIWYQWKNMLITPFYWLMAPWYRRSERTTIAEMVTDRYGRQMGMLYTIFALAFLIFVMGVMLQGAAKVIFVASGETWSPNHIVIAMTVAFMVYSYFGGLVAAANTEFIQSFLIIVLSFLLIPFGIHAVGGMTEMRHTLDPGFFTLYSDASGLDVFTISMLAVNGVVGITAQPHMMTMFASGNTERAGRVGQTFGNLVKRLVTIGWALTGLIVAVLVIQRGTTLPDSEHAFGYAIRELLSPGITGLMIAAILAANMSSCSNFMVNLGSLFTRDIYQPYLRPEASDREILRVGRLSSLVLTLLGVFFALIIKNVLSAFLFVETMAAFVGISIFGGMLWRRANRYGAMAAILLAFVVYYGLNYSETGTLQLIYKWQPLPFCWAMSLGFLTLIIVSLLTPPEDATRIAPFFDRMQHLSRADRPSDLPVSAGSQGMEMILLDIPSWFKPGRWSHFWSRYREDAMGFLLAWLFVGGLIGLAWIMLAFWVN; translated from the coding sequence GTGAATACCATAGATCTGCTTGTTGTAATTATTTATGTGGTTGGTATTACGGCCTATGGCATCTGGATCTCCAGGCATACCAAAACAAGTGATGGCTTTTTCCTGGGTGGAAGAAAACTAAAATGGTGGACCATGATGGGTCAGGCATTTGGTACCGGTACGCATGCTGAAATGCCTGTGGCACAAACCGGGGCCAGTTTCAGCCTGGGGTTTTCAACCATCTGGTATCAGTGGAAAAACATGCTGATAACTCCTTTTTACTGGCTTATGGCCCCGTGGTACCGGCGAAGTGAACGGACCACCATTGCAGAAATGGTGACTGACCGGTATGGCCGTCAGATGGGTATGCTCTACACGATTTTTGCCCTGGCATTTCTCATCTTTGTCATGGGTGTCATGCTTCAGGGAGCTGCCAAGGTCATATTTGTGGCCAGTGGAGAGACCTGGTCTCCTAATCATATTGTGATTGCCATGACCGTTGCCTTTATGGTCTACAGCTATTTCGGTGGGCTGGTGGCTGCGGCAAATACCGAATTTATCCAATCTTTTCTGATCATCGTTTTATCCTTCCTATTGATTCCTTTTGGCATTCATGCAGTTGGTGGAATGACTGAGATGCGACATACCCTTGATCCTGGGTTTTTCACACTCTACAGCGATGCCAGTGGTCTGGATGTCTTCACGATCAGCATGCTGGCAGTCAACGGGGTGGTCGGCATCACCGCACAGCCCCATATGATGACCATGTTTGCCTCCGGAAATACCGAGCGAGCCGGGCGTGTGGGACAGACTTTCGGCAACCTCGTGAAAAGGCTGGTAACCATCGGGTGGGCATTGACTGGTTTGATCGTAGCTGTTCTGGTCATTCAGCGGGGTACCACCCTGCCAGACTCCGAACACGCCTTCGGTTATGCCATCCGTGAATTATTAAGCCCCGGCATCACCGGATTAATGATAGCGGCCATTCTTGCCGCCAATATGTCATCCTGCTCCAATTTTATGGTTAATCTGGGCTCCCTCTTTACCAGGGACATTTATCAGCCCTATCTCAGGCCAGAAGCATCGGACCGTGAAATATTGCGTGTGGGAAGATTATCCAGCCTGGTGCTCACATTGCTGGGTGTCTTCTTCGCACTGATCATCAAAAATGTACTTTCGGCCTTTCTTTTTGTAGAGACCATGGCGGCGTTTGTGGGCATTTCCATATTCGGAGGAATGCTATGGAGACGGGCCAACCGGTACGGAGCTATGGCTGCCATTTTACTGGCATTTGTGGTTTATTATGGACTGAACTATTCTGAGACGGGAACCCTGCAACTCATCTACAAGTGGCAACCACTACCCTTCTGTTGGGCGATGTCCCTGGGATTTTTAACACTCATCATTGTCAGCTTGCTGACTCCGCCGGAAGATGCCACGCGGATTGCCCCGTTCTTCGACCGGATGCAACACCTCTCTCGCGCTGACCGGCCCAGCGATTTGCCTGTTTCTGCTGGCAGCCAGGGTATGGAGATGATCCTGCTGGATATACCAAGTTGGTTCAAACCCGGGCGGTGGTCACATTTCTGGTCACGGTATCGGGAGGATGCCATGGGATTTCTCCTGGCCTGGCTATTTGTCGGTGGATTGATTGGTTTAGCGTGGATCATGCTGGCGTTCTGGGTTAATTAA